Below is a genomic region from Vibrio cortegadensis.
ACCAACACCGATACCGTTCGCCATAACGCCAGCGCTGCCACAAATCGCCGCCGCCGCTGCGCTACCGATCATCGCGCTAAGCATTGGGAACTTATATTTTAAGTTGATACCGTACATCGCAGGTTCCGTTACCCCTAGGTAAGCAGAGATAGCTGCAGGAATAGAGATATCACGCTCGCCCTCTTTCTTACTCAGAATAATAATACCCACTACAGCTGATGCCTGAGCAATATTAGACAAAGCAATTAGAGGCCAAATTGGCGTGCCACCTAAGTCTTGCATTAATTGAAGGTCGACAGCGTTCGTGGTGTGATGGATCCCGGTAATGACTAACGGTGCATACAAGAAACCGAAGATAATAGAACCAATCACCGCAAAATCGCCTGTCATTGCCGCTTTTGCCGCAAAAGCAACGCCATCACCTAACACACGTCCAAAGGGACCAATGAAAGCATGAGCTAAAATGACGGAAAGAATGATGGAGACAAATGGCACCACCACCAAGTATAAGTAGGCAGGTACAATTCGTTTTAAGTTAGTTTCAATAAAGGCTAATGCTACACCGGCTAACATTGCCGGGATCACTTGAGCCTGATAGCCTACCTTCTCAATCACGAACAGCCCAAAATCCCAGACTTCTGGCACTTGTTTACCGATCATGTAAGCATTCATTAATTGAGGCGAGACCAAGGTAACCCCAAGCGTGATACCAAGAATTGGTGTTCCACCTAACTTCTTAACGGTAGACCAACAAACACCAACAGGAAGGAAGAAGAAGATCGCCTCACCAATCAACCATAAGAATGAGTGTACGGTTGCCCAGAATTGACTGATTTCAACAAGGGTTTTTCCGTCGAACATGCGAATGTCACCAATCACATTTCGGAAACCTAAAATCAAACCACCCGTAATAATTGCGGGCAAAAGCGGAACAAAAATTTCTGCTAAATGGGAAATTCCGCGCTCTAATATATTCATGTTCTGACGAGCAGCGAGCTTAGACTCATCTTTTGACGCTTCACTTTTGCCTGATAATTCAATGAGAATAGCGTAAACCTCATCAACTTCAGTGCCGATAACAACCTGAAATTGTCCTGCATTAGTAAAACAGCCTTTCACCAAGCGCATTGATTCTAGTTCCTGCTTATTTGCAAGATCCGTATCATTTAATACAAAGCGCAACCGAGTGAGACAATGACTAACACTAGCAATGTTATCATTCCCTCCGACAAGCTGTATAAGACGCTCAACGTCTTGTCTCGCTATTTTACTCATAACTATCCACCCTATTTCTATTCCTGAATTCTGCACGTTAGTAAGGCTGTGCCCGCAAACAAGCTCTACTTTCATACCTACCGCAATGGGAACATTCCCAAACGTCAATATGAGTATATTGCACAGATCAATAGAATCTTTAAATGGGAACATTCCCATTAATTGAAAGAGATCACACAATATTTTATTTTAAATGAATAAACAATAGCTTAAATAGATAGGAATCAATGGTGAGTTTCACGGCACGATTTAGGGTGACTTCCTTTAAAATCATGGATGAATGGTCATTATTTAAATAGGTTACAAGCCTGTTTTAAACAACAGGCTTTTGGGTTACATGTGTGATATTACCCTCACCAGAAAGCTGAGCAATCAACAACTTAGCTGCCTTTTCTCCAGCTTGAGAGTAGCCAGGGTCAATGCTATAGATGTTCGGAAAAAGAAAAGAAAGCAGATCATTTCCGCC
It encodes:
- the treB gene encoding PTS trehalose transporter subunit IIBC translates to MSKIARQDVERLIQLVGGNDNIASVSHCLTRLRFVLNDTDLANKQELESMRLVKGCFTNAGQFQVVIGTEVDEVYAILIELSGKSEASKDESKLAARQNMNILERGISHLAEIFVPLLPAIITGGLILGFRNVIGDIRMFDGKTLVEISQFWATVHSFLWLIGEAIFFFLPVGVCWSTVKKLGGTPILGITLGVTLVSPQLMNAYMIGKQVPEVWDFGLFVIEKVGYQAQVIPAMLAGVALAFIETNLKRIVPAYLYLVVVPFVSIILSVILAHAFIGPFGRVLGDGVAFAAKAAMTGDFAVIGSIIFGFLYAPLVITGIHHTTNAVDLQLMQDLGGTPIWPLIALSNIAQASAVVGIIILSKKEGERDISIPAAISAYLGVTEPAMYGINLKYKFPMLSAMIGSAAAAAICGSAGVMANGIGVGGLPGILSIQPQYWTVYLIAMLVAIVVPVALTLLSYKRAQAKGELTAVNG